TGCTCACCGACCGCCCGGTGGGGGAGGTCGTGCCGATCGAGCACGCGCGCATGGAGAACCGCACGGTGATCCAGTGGGACAAGGACGATGCCGCGTGGATGGGACTGGTGAAGTTCGACCTGCTCGGACTCGGCATGCTCGCGGCGCTGCAGTACTGCTTCGACCTGATCCGGGATGCCACGGGCGAGGCGTGGGAGCTCTCGACGCTGCCGAAGGAGGAGAAGGCCGTCTACGACATGCTGTGCCGGGCCGACTCGATCGGGGTGTTCCAGGTGGAGTCGCGGGCGCAGATGGGGTTGTTGCCACGGCTTCAGCCGCGGAAGTTCTACGACCTGGTCGTGCAGATCGCGTTGATCCGGCCCGGGCCCATCCAGGGCGGGGCGGTGCATCCGTTCGTCCGGCGCAAGCTCGGGCAGGAGGAGATCACCTACGTGCACCCCAAGCTGAAGCCGGTGCTGGAGCGCACGATGGGGGTGCCGGTGTTCCAGGAGCAGCTCATGCAGATGGCGGTGGCCGTGGGCAACTGCACCGCCGAGGACGCGGACCAACTGCGGAGGGCGATGGGGTCGAAACGCGGTCTCGAACGCATCGACTCCCTGCGCGAGAAGCTGTACGAGGGGATGGCCGAGAACGGCCTGGTCGGACACGTCGCCGACGAGCTGTACGCGAAGATCCAGGCGTTCGCGAACTTCGGCTTCGCGGAATCGCACTCGCTGTCTTTCGCCCTGCTGGTCTACGCGAGCTCCTGGATCAAACTGCACTACCCGGCGGCGTTCCTCGCGGGACTTCTGCGCGCGCAGCCGATGGGGTTCTATTCACCCGCCACCCTGACCGCCGACGCCCGCCGGCACGGGGTGCGCGTGCGCCGCCCCGACCTGCTGCGCTCGGGGGTGGAGGCGGGCATGGAACCCCTCGACGACGCGGGGGAGCGAGGCCCCACCGGCCTCGACGCGTGCGCCGAGGCGCACCAGCCGCCGACGGGGGAGTTCGATCGGTCAGAGCCCGACGAGACCGCCGCCCACCGGCGGGACGGGGCTTTCGCGGTGAGGCTGGGGCTCGCGGGTGTCACGGGGATCGGCACGAACGTGGCCGAGCGCATCGTCTCCGAGCGGGAGAGGGGAGGTGCGTACCGCGACATGCGCGACCTCGTGCGGCGGACGGGGCTGATCACCGCACAGCTCGAAGCGCTCGCGACCGCGGGGGCGTTCGAGAGTCTCGGCCATTCACGGCGGGAGGCGATCTGGCTCTCGGGCTCCGCAGCCCTGGACCGGCCCGAGTTCCTGCCCGATTCCCTCGTGGCGGTGCAGCCTCCGCTGTTCACCGACCCGACGAGCTACGAGCTTCTCGCCTCGGATCTCTGGGCGACGGGGCTGTCCGCCGACGATCACCCCCTCACGCACTTCCGGTCGGCGCTCGATGCGCGAGGTGTCCTCACCTCCCGCGAGTTGCAGACCGCCGAGACCGATCGGCGCATCGAGGTGGCGGGGCTGGTCACCCACCGTCAGCGTCCGGCGACGGCATCCGGAATCACCTTCCTCAACCTCGAAGACGAGCACGGACTCATGAACATCATCTGCTCGGTAGGGGTGTGGAATCGGTACCGTCGCATCGCGCGTGAATCCCCGGCGCTCATCGTGCGAGGGATGCTCGAGCGCTCGGTCGAGGGGGTGACGAACGTCGTCGCCGACGGGTTCACCGATCTGCGCGTGGGCGTCTCCCACGCGTCGAGGGATTTCCGATGACCGCGAACCCGCTCACTAGACTCGGGGAACTCGCAAGAACCGCACGAGGGGACGACCATGACCGACACGCCCACTCCGCCCGACGGCTGGTACCCCGACCCCGCGGGAAGCGGGGGCACGCGCCGCTGGGACGGCATCGCGTGGACGGACGAGGTGCGACCCGCAGGCGAAGAGCAGCGGGATGCCGGTCCCGTCGAGACCTCGAATGCGGGAGTGACCGCGCACCCGGCGGCGGGTGAGAGCCCGGATGGCGTGGCGGATCCCGCTTCGGCTCCTGGGGCGGCTGCCCCGGCCTCCGGTGCTGAGGCGGTATCCGCTCCGGCATCCGCTTCCGTTCCCGCCTCTGATGCGGCCCCCATCCCGGCCGCGGTCCCCGCTTCTGGTGCCGAGGCGGCACCTGCTCCTGCCGAGGCGGCCCCTGCTCCCGAGGCGGCACCTGCTCCTGCCGCGGCACCCGCACCAGTCGCGGCCGCCGCGGCCCCCGCCCCCGCACCCGCACCCGCTTACGGGGCGGCGCCGGTCTCGGCCCCCGCACCCGCCGCGGCTCCCGCTTACGGGGCGACGCCGGTCTCGGCCCCCGCCTCCCCGAGCACTCCCGCCACCCCGCCCGGGTATCCCGCCTACTCGACCGCCCCGGGCTACACCGGTGCATCGGCCCCGGCCTACGGCGGTGGCGCCCCGGGCTACACCGCACCGGGGGCCCAGGCGGCGACCCCCGCAAATCCCGGCGTTCCCACCGACACCGTCTGGGTCTGGCTGATCGTCGCCCTGCCGCTCGTGCAGTTGCTCGTGCTGTTCCTGTTCGACTGGCGTGCGCTTATCGAGCAGAGCCTCGCCACGGCCTTCCTCTCCGCGCAGGGCGGGACGACCTCGTCTGTGGTGGGTCTCTCGCTGCAGTCGACCTTCCTCTCGTTGGGCGTAGGCCTCGTGTCCCTCGTGATCAGCGGGCTCAGCGTCCTCTTCGCCTTCCTCGACTGGCGCCAGCTCCGCGCGCGTGGCATCCAGAAACCGTTCCACTGGGCGTGGGCCTTCTTCGCCTTCGTGGTGTCGGCGGGCGTCTACGTCATCGGACGCGGGATCGTCCTGCGTCGACAGACCGGCAAGGGCCTCGGCCCGATCTGGGGTTTCATCGGGGTGTCGGTCGTCTCGATCATCGCCGCGGCGATCTGGGCGATTCTGCTCCTGCGGGACTTCTCCGCGCTGTTCGAGCAGTACATGTACTACTACTACGGCTACTGACCCGGGTGCACCGTCGTGCTCATCGCCCCTGCGCGGTGAGCACGGCGTCGAGCAGGGAGTGCGCCGTGTCGTCCTTCGATCCGGATGCCGTCGCCACGATCTCTCCGTCGCGTCCGATGATCACGAGCTCGTTGTCGACCGACTCGAACCCGCGCGTCCACCCCACGGCGTTCGCCGCCAGCAGGTCCACCCCCTTGCGCGCGGCTTTCGCGCGGGCGCGTTCGAGGAGCTCGTCGTCGTCGCGGACGGTCTCGGCGGCGAATGCGACGATCGTCTGGCCATCCCGGCGCGCCGCGACGAGACCCGCCACGATGTCGCGGTTCTCGACGAGTTCGAGGGTGAATCCTCCGGGGGTGTCCTGCTTGCGGAGCTTGTGCTCCGACACCGAGGCGACGGAGTAATCGGCGACCGCCGCGGCCATCACGATGACGTCGGCGTCGGGGGCCGTGGCATCCATCGCCCTGCCGAGTTCTTCGGCGGTCGCGACCGCGATGACCTCGACGCGCGGGTCGGGGACGACGTCGGCGTCGAGGTGCGCGGCGACGAGCGTGACCCGCGCCCCGCGGTCGGCGGCGGCCCGGGCGATCGCGACGCCCTGTCTCCCGCTCGAACGGTTGCCGAGGAAGCGGACGGGGTCGATCGGCTCGCGCGTTCCGCCGGCGCTGACGACCACCGACACACCCTCGAGGTCGCGCGGACGCTCGACGAGCGCGAGAGCTGCGGCGACGATGTCCTCGGGCTCCGACATCCGGCCGGGGCCGGAGTCGCCGCCCGTGAGCGCGCCGTCGGCGGGTCCGACGACGTGCACGCCGCGCGAGCGCAGCACCTGCATGTTGTGAGCCGTCGCCGGGTGCCGCCACATCTCGGTGTGCATCGCCGGGGCGACCACCACCGGGGCCGTCGTGGCGAGAAGCGTCGTGCCGAGGAGATCGGACGCCAGCCCCGCGGTCATCGCGGCCAGGGTGTTCGCCGTGGCGGGAGCGATGATCACGAGGTCGGCCGCCTGCCCGAGGGCGACGTGGCGGACGCGCGCGACGTCGTCGTGCACCGAGGTGGTGACGGGGTTGCGGCTGATCGCCTCCCACGTGGGCGACCCGACGAAGCGCAGAGCGTCGTCGGTGGGGATGACGTGCACGTCGTGCCCGGCCTTCACGAGAAGGCGCACCAGCCCGACGGTCTTGTACGCGGCGATTCCTCCGGTGACCCCGACGACGATGAACATCGCCCCAGTCTTCCAGGTGCGCAGGCCGGTGGAGGCGTGAGTGGACTGGTGTGCGGTGCGGCCGGGGCGGGCCGGGGCGGGCCGGGCCGGGGCGGGGCGGGGCGGGTCGGGCGCTGGCGCGGGTGCGGGAGCCGCGGGTCGCGGTGCGCCGTGGGGCGGGCGTCACCAGAACAGGAGATGCGACGACGACAGGCCGACCTGGCGCCGCTCGCCCTGTTCTCGTCGCATCCCCTGTTCTCGTGCGCGGGCAGCGTTCTCTCGGGCGCAGGTAGCGTGGGGCGGGTGTGCACCGTCGTCATCGATGTCCCCGCCGCGCCGAGCGACCCCGTGCGCCTTCTCGCCGTCCGCGATGAAGACCGTGATCGTCCGTGGCGCGGGGTCGGACCGTGGTGGCCCGACCGTTCCGGCGTCCTCGGCGTGCGCGACGACCGCGCGGGCGGGGCGTGGCTGGCCGTCGATCCCGACCGGCGGCGTCTCGCCGTGCTCCTCAACCGCGAGGATCTCTCCACCCGCGGGGACGACGAGGTCGTCAGCCGCGGCGCGATCGCCCTCGATGCGCTGGGTGACGGCATCCCGGATCAGCCGCCGACGCGCGGATTCAACCTCGTCGACGTGGATGCCACCGGTGCCCACCTCGTCGAGTGGGACGGCCGCGAGTCCCGGCGCACGCGGCTGAGCCCCGGCACGCACATGGTCGCGCACCACGCGGTCGACGATCCGGGGACCCCGCGCATCGCGCGCTGGCTCGAGGAGTTCCGGCGCGCAGGGCTCGGCGAGGGATCGGGGTGGTGGGAGCCGTGGATGAACGTCGTCGAGCGGGCGACGCGCGACCCCGGATCCTCGGTCCTGCGGCGCGACGCCCACGACGGTCTCGTCCTGGAGTCGCTGCTCATCTGCGCCGCGAGCATCGGCCCCGACGGCGTCGAGGTGCGCGAAGCGCGGCTGGCGGAGCCGGGGCACTGGGATGCCGGGCTGCCGACCCGGCTGCTCTCGGGCGACCCGCTGTCGCGGCGGTAGGCTGGTGGCATCCCGCCTCCGTAGCTCAGGGGATAGAGCGCCGCACTCCTAACGCGGGCGTCGCAGGTTCGAATCCTGTCGGGGGCACGTCCGTTCTCTGCAGCACGGCTCTGCCACACTGACTTCGTGAGCAGCACAGCGCGGCCCGGGCACCGCACCGCCGTCGGGGTGGGCGGCATCGTCGTCGCGATCATCGCGCTCTACGTCACCGTCGTGGTGCTCTACGCGAGCGGGAGCGGGGTCGTCTCGCGAGGCGACGACGAGGTATCGCCGGGTGCCGTGTCGCTCGTCCTCACGCCGGAGAAGATGGATGCCGCGACCAGCCGCCTGACCGTGTCGCTCCTGCCGAAGCAGGCCGACGGCGGCGAGTACACGAACGGCGTCACGATCGACAAGCCGTTCGCCGTGCTCGTGTCCGCGGTCGCGGGCTCGACGGCGGTGCACTATCAGCCGAGCGAGCTGGTCGCCCCGACCGAGGTGTCGTTCGTGATGGACGGGGCGATCGAGCAGTGGCCGTTCGATCGATACCACGTGACGTCGTTCGTCGTGGCCGCCGTGGATGATGCCGACGGCGAGAGCGTGCCGCTTCCCACCGCCGTGACGGTCAGCGGGCGCGGCGTCACGGGCTGGGACATCACGATGGCCGAACGCGACGCGGGCGACGGTCTGCTCGCGGTGGACATCTCGGCGTCGAGGTCGGGGGCGACGGTGGCGTTCGGCATCGTGCTGCTGACGCTGATGGTCATCATCCCCACCCTCGTGCTCATCGTCGCGATCGCGGTGCTGCGGGGTCGGCGCAAGGTCGAGGTCACCACGCTGGGGTGGATGGGCGCGATGGTGTTCGCGACCATTCCGCTGCGCAACTTCCTGCCCGGTTCGCCGCCGATCGGCTCGTGGATCGACTACCTCATCGTGCTCTGGGTGATCGCGGCGCTGGTCGCCGGGCTGGTCATCTTCGTGATCGCCTGGTGGCGGCGCGGTCCGGCCTGAGGCAGCGTCGGGATTCCCGCGCCGCGGCGTGCGCCGCGCCCGCGCGTCGCGATTGCACGCCGCGATTGCACGCCGCGAGGTCACACGTTCCGCGCGACATCACATCCGCGGGCACGGTTGGAGTCCGTGTCTTCGACCCGATCGTGTGATCTCGGCGACGCGACGCGGCGCGACGCGACGCGGCGTTGCCCTTCGCGACGTCCTCTGACATGATTACTGAACGATCGGTCGGAAAACCTCACGGGTGAGGTGGACGGACCCCGCCAGAGTCGGCGGGGGAGAGGATGGCGATGTCGCAGGCGTTTCTCATCGGCGGTGCACGCACCCCGGTCGGACGGTACGGCGGGGCTTTGGCATCCGTCCGCCCCGACGATCTCGCGGCTCTCGTCGTCGGCGAAGCCGTGGCCCGTGCGGGCGTTCCTGCCGAGGCGATCGACGAGGTGATCCTCGGCGCGGCGAATCAGGCCGGCGAGGACAACCGCAACGTCGCACGGATGGCCGTGCTGCTCGCGGGGCTTCCGGATGCCATTCCCGGACTCACCGTGAACCGTCTCTGCGCCTCGGGGATGAGCGCGATCGCGCTCGCCGCGCAGGCCGTGCGGGCGGGTGACGCCGACATCGTCGTGGCCGGGGGTGTGGAGTCGATGACCCGCGCGCCCTGGGTGCAGGCGAAGCCCGCGAAGGCGTGGGCGAAGCCCGGCGAGGCGTTCGACACCTCGATCGGCTGGCGCTTCACCAACCCGCGGCTCGCGGCCCGCGACAGGGCGACCTTCACGATGCCCGAGACCGCCGAGGAGGTGGCCCGCGTCGACGGCATCTCGCGCGCCGACGCCGACGCCTTCGCCCTGCGGAGTCACGAACGGGCGATCCGGGCTCAGGATGCCGGGCACTTCCGCGACGAGATCGTCGGTGTCGAGACACCTCGGGGTCTCGTCGACACCGACGAAGGGCCGCGGCGAGACACCTCGCTCGAGGTGCTCGCGGGGCTCCGACCCGTCGTGAAGGGCGGCGAGGTGGTGACCGCGGGCAACGCGAGCTCGCTCAACGACGGCGCGTCGGCGATCGTGGTGGCCAGCGCGGCGGCGGTGGAGCGCTACGGCCTGCGGGCACGCGCGCGGATCGTCGCGCACGCCTCGGCGGGAGTGGCTCCGGAGGTCATGGGGCTGGGTCCCGTGCCCGCGACGGAGAAGGCGCTCGCGAAGGCCAGGCTGTCGGCATCCGACCTGGGGGCGGTCGAGCTCAACGAGGCGTTCGCGTCGCAGTCGCTGGCGTGCATGCGTCGGCTCGGTCTCGACCCCGAGATCGTCAACGCCGACGGCGGGGCGATCGCGCTGGGGCACCCGCTCGGGTCCAGCGGGTCGCGGTTGCTGGTGACGCTGCTGGGCCGGTTGGAGCGCGAGGAAGCGCGCTACGGGCTCGCGACGATGTGCGTCGGCGTGGGGCAGGGGACGGCGATGATCGTGGAGCGGGTCGATGGCTGAGGGGGCGGGGGTCCCGGGGGCTTCGACGGGCTCAGCCACCTCGGCGGGGGAGGCCCCTGAGGGTGTCGAAGGGACCGAGGCTCTCGTGGGTCGGGTCCCGGGGGCTTCGACGGGCTCAGCCACCTCTGCGGGGGAGGTCCCTGAGCCTGTCGAAGGGACCGGGATCCTCAGCGCGCCCCGCCTCCGCATCGAGGCCCGCGACGACCGCGTCGTCGCGACCCTCGATCGCCCCGAGCGCCGCAACGCGATCGACCAGGCGATGATCGACGAGCTGCACGCGCTGTGCGCGGAGCTCGAGGAGCGGCCGCGCACCCTGATCCTGACCGGGGCCGGCGGGATCTTCGCTGCCGGCGCCGACATCGCCCAGCTGCGCGAGCGCACCGGCGACGATGCCCGTCGGGGGATCAACGCCACCGCCTTCGACCGCATCCGCCACCTCCCGATGCCCGTGATCGCCGCCATCGACGGCTTCGCGCTGGGCGGGGGAGCGGAGCTGGCGTACGCCGCCGACATCCGCATCGGCACCCCGCGCGTGCGCTTCGGGAACCCCGAACCCGGTCTCGGCATCATCGCCGCCGCCGGCGCGGCCTGGCGCTTGCCCGAGATCGTCGGGCACGCCCGTGCGAGCGAGCTGCTGCTCACCGCGCGCATGATCGACGCCGACGAGGCCCTCGCGTGGGGACTGCTGTCGAGCATCCACGAGCCCGACGCGTTGCTCGACGCCGCGCACGCGATCGCCGACCGGATCGCGGCGAACTCCGTGCGCGCGACCATCCTCACCAAGCGCGCGCTGCTCGCCCCGCGGGCGGAGCACCCGACGATCGACGGCGACCTTCAGGCCGAGCTGTTCGACAGCGCCGACAAACGCGCGCGCATGACCGCGTTCCTCGAGAGGAAGAAGAAGTGACCCTTCCCGACACCACGTCCGCGCCCGATATCGCGAACGCCGGGTCCCCGGCATCCCTCCCCGCCACCGTCGGCGTCCTCGGCGGGGGCCGCATGGGCGCGGGGATCGCGCACGCGTTCCTGCTCGCCGGAGCCCGCGTGCACGTCGTCGAGCGAGACGCCGCGGCCGCCGGGCAGGCGCGCGAGCGCGTCGAGACCGCCCTTGCTCGCTCGGTCGAGCGAGGAACGAAGATCCCGGATGCCGACTTCCTGACCACCGGAGACGATGCGGACGCGTTCGCCGAGGCGGGCCTCGTGATCGAGGCCGTGCCGGAGGATCGCGACCTCAAGCTCGACGCCCTCGCGCGGATCGAGGGAGCTGTGCGGGGCGACGCGGTTGTGGCATCCAACACCTCCTCCATCTCGATCGACGCGCTCGCCGCGTCGCTCGGCCGGCCCGAGCGGTTCCTCGGCCTGCACTTCTTCAACCCGGTGCCGGCGTCGGCGCTCGTCGAGGTCGTGACGGGGTCGGCCACCCTACCGGGGGTCGTGAGCGCGGCGACGAACTGGGTCGAGGCCATCGGCAAGACCGCCGTCGTCGTGCGCGATGCGCCGGGCTTCGCCTCCAGCCGCCTCGGCGTCGCCCTCGGGCTCGAGGCCATCCGCATGCTCGAGGAGGGTGTCGCCTCGGCCCACGACATCGACACGGCGATGGAGCTCGGGTACCGGCATCCGATGGGCCCCCTCCGCACGACCGACATCGTCGGTCTCGACGTGCGTCTGGGCATCGCCGAAGAACTCGAGCGCGCGTTCGGCGCGCGCTTCACCCCGCCCGCGCTGCTGCGAGAGCTCGTCGCCCAGGGGCACCTGGGCCGCAAGACCGGCCGCGGATTCTACGAATGGAGCGAATGATGACGTTTCTCCCCAGCTACGTGAACGGTGCGTGGTGGGCGCCCGGGAGCGACCCCGACGCGGCGATCGTGCGCGACGCCTCGACGGGGGAGGAGATCGTGCGCATCAGCACTCGCGGGCTCGATCTCGCGGGCGCCATCGCCTACGCCCGCCGCGAGGGACAGAAGAATCTTGGCGCCCTCACCTTCCCTCAGCGCGCGATGGTGCTGAAGAACCTCGCGATCGCGCTGAACGAGCGCCGCGAAGAGCTGTACGCCCTCTCGGAGCGCTCCGGCTCGACCCGTCGCGACTCGCTCAGCGACATCGACGGCGGGATCGGCGTGCTCTTCACGTTCTCGTCGAAGGCGCGGCGCGAGCTGCCCGCCGGCAAGGTCGTGCTCGACGGTCCGATCGAGCCCCTGTCGAAGGACGGCTCCTTCCTCGGCCGGCACGTCTACACGCGCCTCCCCGGGGTCGCGGTGCAGATCAACGCCTTCAACTTCCCCATGTGGGGAGCGCTCGAGAAGTTCGCGCCCGCGTTCCTGGCCGGGCTCCCCACGATCGTCAAGCCCGCGACCCCGACGGCATACGTCGCCGAGGCGTGGGTGCGGATGGTCGTCGCGACCGGCCTGCTGCCCGAGGGATCGCTGCAACTGGTGAGCGGCAGCGTCCCGGGCCTGTTCGACCTGCTCGACCTCGGCGACACCGTCGGGTTCACCGGCAGCGCCTCGACCGCCGAGCGTCTGCGCGCCCAGGCGAAGCCCGGCGTGCGCTTCACGAGCGAGACCGACTCGATCAACGCCTCGATCCTCGGTCCCGACGCCGTGCCCGGCACCCCCGAGTTCGACGCCTACGTCAAGCAACTGCTCGTCGAGCTGACCACCAAGGCGGGGCAGAAGTGCACGGCGATCCGCCGCGCGATCGTGCCGAGGGGGACGACGGATGCCGTGGCCGAGGCGCTGCGCGCGAAGATCGCCGAGCGTGTGGTCATCGGTGATCCGCGCGCTGAGGGCGTGACGATGGGACCGGTCGTCTCGCTCGCGCAGCGCGACGAGGTGCTGCGGCAGGTGCGCGCGCTCGAGGAAGCCGGGGGCCGCTTCGTCGTGGGCTCGGCCGACGCCCCGGAGGGGGCGCCCGCCGACGGCGCCTTCCTCCAGCCCATGCTCCTGGCCTTCGCGGATGCCACGACCCCGGCCGTCAACGACATCGAGGCCTTCGGGCCCGTCGCGAGCATCGTCGAGTACGCCGACGTCGCGGACGCGGCGACCATCGTGGCGCGCGGCGGCGGCTCGCTCGTCACGAGCGTTGCCACCCACGACCCCGACGTCGCGACCGAGCTGCTCACCCGCATGGGCGCGATGAACGGCCGGGTGCTCTTCCTCGACCGCGACGACGCGCGCACCTCGACCGGCCATGGCGCCCCCGTGCCGCACCTTGTGCACGGCGGACCCGGCCGCGCCGGCGGTGGCGAGGAGCTCGGCGGCATCCGCTCCGTGCTCCATTACATGCAGCGCACGGCGATCCAAGGCTCGCCGCGCATGCTGACCGCGCTCACCGGGGTGTGGCATCCGGGAGCCGAGACCGACTCCGCCGGCACGCACCCGTTCCGCAAGCCCCTCTCGGACCTCCGGATCGGGGATGCCGTGGAGTCGGCCGAACGCGAGGTCACCCTCGACGACATCGAGGTGTTCGCGAACTTCACCGGCGACACGTTCTACGCGCACATGGACGAGGAGTCCGCCGCGGCGAACCCGTTCTTCCCGGGGCGCGTTGCGCACGGCTACCTCCTCGTGTCGTGGGCGGCGGGGCTGTTCGTGGACCCGGCGCCCGGTCCGGTGCTGGCCAACTCGGGCCTCGAGAACCTGCGCTTCGTCACGCCGGTCTCACCCGGCGACCGCATCCGCGTCGCCCTCACGGCGAAGCAGATCACCCCGCGCGAGACCGACGAGTACGGCGAGGTGCGGTGGGACGCCGTGATCCGCAACCAGGATGACGAGATCGTCGCGCAGTACGACGTGCTGACGCTCGTGGCGAAGACGTGGGCACCCGCTCCCGTGGCGGTGCCGGCATGAGCCTGCGGCCGATGATGCGGAACGACCGCGCGTCGGCGATGCTCGGCATGGTCGTCGAGCACGACGAGCCGGGGGAGTCGCGCGTGTCGATGACCGTGCGCGACGACATGCTCAACGGCTTCGCCATCACCCATGGCGGGCTCGTCTTCACCCTCGCCGACACCGCCTTCGCGATCGCGTGCAACGAGGACGAGCGGGTCACCGTCGCCGGGGGCGCGGACATCACGTTCCTGAAGTCGACCACCGCGGGGCAGACGCTCACGGCGACGGCCGAGCGGCGGGCCCGCAGCGGTCGTACGGGCCTCTACGACATCCGCGTGACCGATGAGAAGGGCGACCTCGTCGCCGAGGTGCGAGGCCGCAGCATCACGACGGATCGGCGACCGCCGGTCCCGGTCCCTTCGACGGGCTCAGGGACCTCTGATGCGCGGGTGGCTGAGCCTGTCGAAGCCTCCGGCCCCCGATCCGCGTCGGTTCCGGTCCCTTCGACAAGCTCAGGGACCTCGGCCGCGCCGGTGGCTGAGCGTGTCGAAGCCTCCGGCCGCCGATCCGCGGCGGTTCCGGTCCCTTCGACAAGCTCAGGGACCTCGGCCGCGCCGGTGGCTGAGCCTGTCGAAGCCTCCGGCCCCCAGCCCTCGAACGACCCCGAGCGCGACGGCGCGCTCCGCACCACGGAGGTGTCCCGATGACCCTGACGACCGCATCGCGCCCGGACTTCCTGGCATCCGTCGATCCCACCGGCATCCCACTCGAGAGTCTGCGTGCGCTGCAGCTCGAGCGCCTGCAATGGACGGTGCGCCACGCCTACGACAACGTCGCCCTCTACCGCCGGAAGTTCGACGAGGCCGGCGTCGGTCCCGACGACATCCGGAGCCTCGACGACATCCGCCTCCTGCCGTTCACCACCAAGGCCGACCTGCGCGAGACCTACCCCTTCGGCATGTTCGCCGTGCCGATGCCCGATGTCCGTCGCATCCACGCATCATCCGGCACGACCGGGCGTCCCACCGTCGTCGGCTACACCGCGGGCGACCTCGACCGCTGGGCCGATCTCGTCGCGCGATCGCTGAGCGCCGCGGGCATCCGCGCCGGCGATCGCGTGCACAACGCCTACGGCTACGGCCTGTTCACCGGCGGACTCGGCGCCCACGCGGGCATCGAGCGGCTCGGCGCGACCGTGATCCCGATGTCGGGCGGGCAGACCGCTCGGCAGGCGCAGCTCATCCAGGACTTCGAACCGGATGCCATCCTCTGCACGCCGAGCTACCTCCTCACCATCGCCGATGCGCTCGAGGCGGCGGGCGTCGACCCGCGCTCGACCTCGCTCAGGGTCGCGGTGCTCGGTGCGGAGCCGTGGACGAACGAGATGCGTCGAGAGATCGAGCGCCGCCTCGACATCGTCGCCGTCGACATCTACGGCCTCAGCGAGGTGATGGGTCCGGGCGTGGCATCCGAGAGCGCCCTCACCAAGGACGGACCGCACATCTGGGAGGATCACTTCCTTCCCGAGACGATCGACGGCGACACGGGCGCGCCCGTCGCCGACGGCGAGCTCGGCGAGCTCGTCTTCACCTCGCTCACCAAGGAGGCCTTCCCGGTCATCCGCTACCGCACGCGCGACCTCACCCGCCTGCAGCCCGGCACCGCGTTCCCGGCCATGCGGCGCATCGAGAAGATCACCGGGCGCAACGACGACATGATCATCCTGCGCGGCGTGAACCTCTTCCCGACGCAGATCGAGGAGATCGTGCTGGGGATCGAGAAGCTCACCCCGCACTTCGTGCTCGAGCTGCGGCGAGAGGGGCGAATGGATGCCATGACCGTCCGCATCGAACGGCATCCGGCCCTCGAGCGCGAGGTGTGCGAGGCCGCCGGCGTCGTGCTCCAGCAACGCATCAAGGTGCTCATCGGCACGAGTGTCGACGTGCGCGTCGAGGAGCCCGGCACGCTGCCCCGCAGCGAGGGCAAGTACAAGCGCGTCTACGACCTGCGCTGACCCCGGGCCGCCGGCCCGCGCCGAGGACGCACTGCTTCGTCGAGACCGCACCCGTTCGATGCCGATCGGATGCGGTCTCGACGAACGCACACGGTCTCGGCGACGCGGCGGCCGCGGCGGCGGCGCGTCGTCAGGACCCCGCGCGCGCCAGCGGGGTGTCGTCGAGGCCGG
This portion of the Microbacterium testaceum StLB037 genome encodes:
- the paaI gene encoding hydroxyphenylacetyl-CoA thioesterase PaaI — translated: MSLRPMMRNDRASAMLGMVVEHDEPGESRVSMTVRDDMLNGFAITHGGLVFTLADTAFAIACNEDERVTVAGGADITFLKSTTAGQTLTATAERRARSGRTGLYDIRVTDEKGDLVAEVRGRSITTDRRPPVPVPSTGSGTSDARVAEPVEASGPRSASVPVPSTSSGTSAAPVAERVEASGRRSAAVPVPSTSSGTSAAPVAEPVEASGPQPSNDPERDGALRTTEVSR
- the paaK gene encoding phenylacetate--CoA ligase PaaK, whose protein sequence is MTLTTASRPDFLASVDPTGIPLESLRALQLERLQWTVRHAYDNVALYRRKFDEAGVGPDDIRSLDDIRLLPFTTKADLRETYPFGMFAVPMPDVRRIHASSGTTGRPTVVGYTAGDLDRWADLVARSLSAAGIRAGDRVHNAYGYGLFTGGLGAHAGIERLGATVIPMSGGQTARQAQLIQDFEPDAILCTPSYLLTIADALEAAGVDPRSTSLRVAVLGAEPWTNEMRREIERRLDIVAVDIYGLSEVMGPGVASESALTKDGPHIWEDHFLPETIDGDTGAPVADGELGELVFTSLTKEAFPVIRYRTRDLTRLQPGTAFPAMRRIEKITGRNDDMIILRGVNLFPTQIEEIVLGIEKLTPHFVLELRREGRMDAMTVRIERHPALEREVCEAAGVVLQQRIKVLIGTSVDVRVEEPGTLPRSEGKYKRVYDLR